From the Leptospira biflexa serovar Patoc strain 'Patoc 1 (Paris)' genome, one window contains:
- a CDS encoding STAS domain-containing protein, with protein MFQYEVKRENEKVIIILNGSLSLRDTPKLKTEIKELIDSDSIKELVLDFKYLSYLDSSGIGILLHTYSWTKEKNKKVKMVHVSNEIKTIFSVANLLEMFEIE; from the coding sequence ATGTTTCAGTACGAAGTCAAACGAGAGAATGAAAAGGTTATCATCATTTTGAATGGTTCCCTGTCACTTCGGGACACTCCCAAATTAAAAACCGAAATCAAGGAACTCATCGATTCTGATTCGATCAAGGAATTGGTTTTAGACTTCAAATACTTATCATATTTGGATTCCTCGGGGATTGGAATCCTTCTGCATACATATAGTTGGACAAAAGAGAAAAACAAAAAAGTAAAAATGGTTCATGTCTCAAATGAGATCAAAACCATTTTTAGTGTCGCAAACCTTTTAGAAATGTTTGAAATAGAGTGA
- a CDS encoding efflux RND transporter permease subunit, protein MLEKIIQFSIHKRATVLVITAALTIVGFYNALNLSIDAIPDVTNVQVSAVTSVPGLSPLEVEQFITYPIELEFNGMPKVTEIRSISRTGVSSVTVIFEDGTDIYFARQLVNERLKQAENFIPKSYGKPELSPIATGLGDIYEFALVSESHTPEELRTVMEWEVARQLRSVKGIIDVNVVGGDAKQFQIKIDPKRLLSHNLTLSHITEALQGANVNLGGGYIQKGEEQFVIRGESQFKSIDDIARLSVRTSKDGIPLTLGQIARVETGPALRFGLSTMNGKREVVGGTAMMLLGSNSLQVVGRVKEKMKEIESRLPQGMKIQVYYDRSEFIGRTLSTVFTNLVEAAIIVLVCLILTLGTVKGAFAVALAIPVSMMIATILMNAFGIVGNLMSLGALDFGLLVDGSIVMLESTLHGFLIRKSFLLSKTSAQDMEDGMEEVIMESCIKVVRASAFSVGIILLVYLPLMTLEGVEGRMFRPMAITVAFALGAALLYSITTFPALMSYIYKKPILHESAFWEKFQNKYAEILTYGMKFKRQFTYAGIGVVVLSFMLASTLGSEFLPRIDEGEIAIDIKRLPSTAINHSRDLNLEMEKVILKFPEAMSVVSRQGRGESAAEPIGSEEGEMMVKLKPKKEWVTAKDREELMEKMKNSINQNVPSSYISLSQPIENRVNALLSGSKADIVIKIYGDDLKSLKAIADNYASKIKKIQGAADLRVQKLLGLPLLEIKMNRGNMARYGVRAEEVLTTIETLRVGFNAGKVYEGYKRFDLIVRLDADVTDLGVISNVPVMTELGGTVPLGQVTDIVMTEGPAALYHEGLKRRILVEVNVRGRDMIGFVDDVQAATESIEAGLPQGYYVDWGGQFENFTRAKNRLAIVIPIAGAIIFGMLFIAFGSAYYALGVFILVPLSLSGGILSLVLRGLPFSIPAGVGFIAAAGISVLNGVVYASALKDQLKITRDPSIAVVDAAVYTLRAVATTELVAIIGFLPMAIASSAGAEVQRPLATVVMGGVLVATILSRFLLPIAFEFLVTLAQKQEIRQMERERKMNEYFVEEMKQYKTSDLVHTSSHGHGHTHDEETSFHEEDRKQTKQKSKRKRT, encoded by the coding sequence GAACTGGCGTGAGTTCAGTCACTGTCATTTTTGAAGATGGAACAGACATTTATTTCGCAAGGCAACTTGTGAATGAAAGGTTAAAACAAGCCGAAAACTTCATTCCCAAGTCATATGGAAAACCAGAACTTTCACCGATTGCTACAGGTCTTGGTGACATTTATGAATTTGCATTGGTTTCCGAAAGCCATACCCCAGAAGAGTTACGAACGGTTATGGAATGGGAAGTGGCAAGGCAACTTCGTTCTGTCAAAGGGATCATAGATGTAAACGTTGTGGGAGGAGATGCCAAACAATTCCAAATCAAAATAGACCCCAAACGGCTGTTATCTCATAATTTAACACTTTCACATATCACGGAAGCATTACAAGGTGCCAATGTAAACTTGGGTGGTGGTTATATTCAAAAAGGAGAGGAACAATTTGTCATCAGAGGGGAAAGCCAATTCAAATCCATTGATGACATTGCACGCCTTTCAGTTCGAACCTCAAAAGATGGAATCCCTCTCACGCTTGGCCAAATTGCTCGGGTAGAAACAGGACCTGCCCTTCGGTTTGGTTTGAGTACAATGAATGGTAAACGTGAAGTGGTGGGTGGAACTGCCATGATGTTACTCGGAAGTAACTCACTGCAGGTAGTCGGCCGAGTGAAAGAAAAGATGAAAGAGATTGAATCAAGACTCCCGCAAGGGATGAAGATTCAAGTCTATTACGACCGGTCTGAATTCATTGGTCGCACACTTTCCACCGTATTTACCAACTTAGTGGAAGCTGCCATCATCGTTCTTGTGTGTTTGATCCTAACACTTGGCACCGTCAAAGGGGCGTTTGCTGTGGCTCTTGCCATCCCTGTTTCCATGATGATCGCCACAATCCTAATGAATGCCTTTGGAATTGTTGGTAACCTCATGTCATTAGGAGCTCTCGACTTTGGTCTCCTTGTTGACGGTTCCATTGTGATGTTAGAGTCAACACTTCATGGATTTTTGATCCGAAAAAGTTTCCTACTTTCTAAAACGTCCGCCCAAGACATGGAAGATGGAATGGAAGAAGTGATCATGGAATCCTGTATCAAAGTAGTGCGGGCTTCTGCTTTTAGTGTGGGGATCATATTACTCGTGTATCTCCCTCTGATGACTTTGGAAGGTGTGGAAGGGCGTATGTTTCGTCCGATGGCAATTACCGTCGCATTTGCATTAGGTGCTGCATTATTGTATTCCATCACAACTTTCCCTGCTCTCATGTCATATATTTACAAAAAACCAATTTTACATGAGTCTGCATTTTGGGAAAAATTCCAAAACAAATATGCTGAAATTTTAACCTATGGAATGAAATTCAAACGCCAGTTTACATATGCTGGGATTGGTGTTGTGGTTTTGTCTTTTATGTTGGCCTCCACTCTCGGATCTGAATTTTTACCAAGGATTGATGAAGGGGAGATTGCCATTGATATCAAACGCCTTCCTTCCACGGCCATCAACCATTCTCGAGATCTCAATTTGGAAATGGAAAAGGTCATCTTAAAATTTCCGGAAGCCATGAGTGTTGTTTCCAGACAAGGACGTGGTGAGTCTGCGGCAGAACCCATTGGTTCGGAAGAAGGGGAGATGATGGTGAAGTTGAAACCCAAAAAAGAATGGGTCACCGCCAAAGACCGTGAAGAGCTCATGGAAAAGATGAAAAACTCAATCAACCAAAATGTGCCTTCGTCTTATATTAGTTTGTCTCAGCCAATCGAAAACCGCGTCAATGCCTTGTTATCTGGTTCGAAAGCCGATATCGTCATCAAAATCTATGGTGATGATTTAAAATCGTTAAAAGCAATTGCTGACAATTATGCATCCAAAATCAAAAAGATCCAAGGGGCAGCTGACTTACGAGTCCAAAAACTCCTAGGCCTTCCTCTTTTGGAAATCAAAATGAACCGTGGAAATATGGCTCGGTATGGTGTGAGAGCAGAAGAAGTACTCACAACGATCGAAACCTTACGTGTCGGATTCAATGCAGGTAAGGTGTATGAAGGTTACAAACGATTTGATCTCATTGTGCGTTTGGATGCTGATGTTACTGATTTGGGAGTCATTTCCAATGTTCCCGTAATGACTGAGTTAGGTGGAACGGTTCCCCTCGGCCAGGTCACAGACATCGTGATGACAGAAGGTCCTGCCGCCCTTTACCATGAAGGACTCAAACGTAGGATCCTTGTGGAAGTAAACGTCCGCGGGCGGGACATGATTGGATTTGTGGATGATGTACAAGCGGCCACTGAATCCATTGAAGCTGGATTACCACAAGGTTATTATGTGGATTGGGGTGGACAGTTTGAGAACTTTACACGAGCAAAAAACCGATTGGCGATTGTGATCCCAATTGCTGGAGCCATTATCTTTGGAATGTTATTCATTGCTTTTGGTAGCGCCTACTATGCATTAGGTGTATTTATTCTAGTTCCATTATCCCTTTCGGGTGGAATTTTATCACTTGTGTTGCGGGGACTTCCTTTTTCGATTCCTGCTGGTGTAGGATTCATTGCGGCTGCTGGTATTTCTGTCTTAAACGGAGTGGTGTATGCTTCTGCCTTAAAAGACCAATTAAAAATCACAAGGGATCCATCGATTGCTGTTGTGGATGCGGCCGTTTATACACTTCGTGCTGTGGCCACGACTGAACTTGTGGCCATCATTGGATTTTTGCCGATGGCGATTGCATCGAGTGCTGGAGCTGAAGTGCAAAGGCCACTTGCCACTGTGGTGATGGGTGGTGTTTTGGTGGCTACCATATTGTCACGATTCTTATTACCGATTGCTTTTGAATTTCTTGTGACACTTGCACAAAAACAAGAAATCCGCCAAATGGAAAGAGAACGAAAGATGAATGAATACTTTGTGGAAGAAATGAAACAATACAAAACTTCCGATTTGGTTCATACATCTTCCCATGGTCATGGACATACGCATGACGAAGAAACAAGTTTTCATGAAGAAGATAGAAAACAAACAAAACAAAAATCAAAACGTAAGAGGACTTAG
- a CDS encoding efflux RND transporter periplasmic adaptor subunit, whose amino-acid sequence MQNELNLKKIRNISILVLLGSLLYFGYTKFFGAGKKTEALTEDKSKFIISNEIQKNHPFSVVYLQEKALEEELQLPGTVSYDMNNVAKVGSRVNGRILQVFVKEGQYVKKGTAIASIQSVDLGTTEANYLKARARLEALKVQADRAKDLYERKVTSAKDYEMSLMDYKSVKAEMETSRNALENLGLNEAEIANLEAGKYNSKNLFIRTPISGTVTEREAIIGQAVNARDNLFTVADLSVLWINLEVYEKDLASIRMGNEAKVIPIGSKDESLKAVVSHVGDIIDPVKKTAEIRLEVRNSKGRLRPGQSVTATVVGAMVASSVNKAKVIPAGCIHKIEGENYIFVRNGDGSFSAKKIGLGKLYDNWVEVTEGVASGEAIVEEGSFVLKSEYLKL is encoded by the coding sequence ATGCAAAATGAATTGAATTTAAAAAAAATTAGAAATATAAGTATCCTTGTATTACTTGGAAGTTTGTTGTATTTCGGATATACCAAGTTTTTTGGAGCTGGAAAAAAAACAGAAGCTCTTACCGAAGATAAATCAAAATTTATCATCTCGAATGAAATCCAAAAAAACCATCCTTTCTCAGTCGTTTATCTGCAAGAAAAGGCATTGGAAGAGGAATTACAACTACCTGGCACTGTCTCGTATGACATGAATAATGTGGCAAAAGTTGGATCTCGTGTGAATGGCCGAATTTTACAAGTATTTGTAAAAGAAGGGCAATATGTAAAAAAAGGAACTGCCATAGCTTCCATCCAATCCGTGGATTTAGGAACGACAGAAGCCAACTACTTAAAAGCCAGAGCTAGGTTGGAGGCACTCAAAGTACAAGCAGATCGTGCAAAAGACTTATACGAGAGGAAAGTGACATCTGCAAAAGATTACGAAATGTCATTAATGGATTATAAGTCTGTCAAAGCAGAGATGGAAACATCACGAAATGCCTTGGAAAACTTAGGCCTCAATGAAGCTGAAATTGCAAACCTAGAAGCTGGAAAATACAATTCTAAAAACCTATTCATCAGAACTCCCATTTCAGGCACCGTAACAGAAAGGGAAGCGATCATTGGACAAGCGGTGAATGCTCGTGATAATTTATTCACTGTCGCCGATTTGTCTGTTTTGTGGATCAATTTAGAAGTGTATGAAAAAGATTTGGCATCGATCCGTATGGGAAATGAAGCAAAAGTAATTCCCATTGGTTCCAAGGATGAATCTCTAAAAGCAGTTGTTTCCCATGTTGGTGATATCATTGATCCTGTGAAAAAAACAGCTGAAATCCGTTTGGAAGTTCGTAATTCCAAAGGAAGGCTTCGCCCTGGTCAAAGTGTAACAGCAACAGTAGTCGGTGCGATGGTCGCATCATCGGTAAACAAAGCAAAGGTGATCCCTGCAGGATGTATTCATAAAATTGAAGGTGAAAACTATATCTTTGTTCGTAACGGCGACGGTTCATTCTCAGCCAAAAAAATTGGTTTGGGAAAACTCTACGATAATTGGGTGGAAGTCACAGAAGGTGTGGCTTCGGGAGAAGCCATTGTGGAAGAAGGAAGTTTTGTCTTAAAAAGTGAATATTTAAAACTATAA
- the tsaD gene encoding tRNA (adenosine(37)-N6)-threonylcarbamoyltransferase complex transferase subunit TsaD, with protein MVYGLGIESSCDETSIAIVRDGNEVVSLKVYSQIETHSPYRGVVPEIASRAHLEKINSLLAVCMEEAKIQFLELKYIAVTGYPGLVGSLMIGAQLARCISLVHSIPIVLVNHLEAHLTVIGLENELPAFPWLGVLLSGGNSSIYIYKGFGDLQLLADTNDDSLGEAFDKVSAVLGLPYPGGPYIEKEALEYKRPKGEKNPFPKLLKEDGPEKIRFSYSGLKTAVLYYLKSLTEPPPIQKISFYFQQTAFELVVRNIKKAIQKTNIKTVVAAGGVLANETLRSVLLAESKTAPFQLYYPQKKIYCTDNGAMVACLGYHLWKEKKFVGLDFKVSPKRNFEQII; from the coding sequence ATGGTCTACGGATTAGGCATTGAATCCAGTTGCGATGAAACATCCATTGCCATTGTTAGAGATGGCAATGAAGTTGTATCATTAAAAGTGTATAGCCAAATTGAAACCCATTCCCCTTACAGGGGGGTGGTTCCAGAAATTGCCTCACGTGCCCATTTGGAAAAAATCAATTCTCTTCTTGCTGTTTGTATGGAAGAAGCAAAGATCCAATTTTTGGAACTCAAATACATTGCAGTTACGGGATACCCAGGGCTTGTAGGTTCACTGATGATTGGTGCACAATTGGCTAGATGTATCTCACTTGTACACTCCATTCCCATTGTTCTCGTGAACCACTTGGAAGCGCACCTAACTGTGATAGGACTCGAAAATGAATTGCCCGCATTTCCTTGGTTAGGCGTTCTTTTGTCTGGGGGAAACTCTTCGATTTATATTTACAAAGGATTTGGAGATTTGCAGTTACTTGCAGACACAAATGATGATTCTTTAGGGGAAGCATTTGATAAAGTCAGCGCTGTCCTAGGTTTACCGTATCCGGGAGGTCCCTACATTGAAAAAGAAGCTTTGGAGTACAAACGACCAAAGGGAGAGAAAAACCCATTTCCCAAATTACTCAAAGAGGATGGGCCAGAAAAAATCCGATTTTCGTATAGTGGTTTAAAAACTGCCGTTCTTTATTACTTAAAATCCCTAACAGAACCACCTCCCATTCAGAAAATCTCCTTTTACTTTCAACAAACTGCCTTTGAGCTCGTTGTCCGAAATATCAAAAAGGCGATTCAAAAAACCAATATCAAAACAGTCGTGGCCGCTGGGGGAGTGCTTGCCAACGAAACACTTCGATCTGTACTTTTGGCTGAATCGAAAACTGCTCCTTTCCAACTGTATTACCCGCAAAAAAAAATTTACTGCACAGATAACGGAGCGATGGTGGCATGTCTTGGATACCATCTTTGGAAAGAAAAAAAATTTGTAGGACTCGATTTTAAAGTGAGTCCGAAACGAAACTTTGAACAAATAATATGA
- a CDS encoding CDP-alcohol phosphatidyltransferase family protein: MKLKLTWIPNTLTLGNLTLGFVSMLLVAETNPSQPNSHELYSLAGVFIILAALFDGFDGMAARALNCTSELGADLDSLADLTTFGIAPGFLSYKMFFFDIKLDLLDKPDYFPLGMFIAALYPICAAYRLARFNVAHDPKSFNGLPSPVAGVVIGIFPLVFSVSQVPLWTAVTFFVITALLMVSTLRYSKPQVAMRGLFSWKKLGFSLLGLGLILFAIGFYRWPYVMYGAVGFYVFSGIVSFLIQTIQDYRV, from the coding sequence ATGAAACTAAAATTAACTTGGATCCCGAACACATTAACACTTGGAAACCTCACTTTAGGGTTTGTTTCCATGCTCCTTGTTGCAGAAACAAATCCTTCCCAACCCAATTCGCACGAGTTGTATTCGCTTGCAGGAGTGTTTATCATCTTGGCTGCGTTATTCGATGGTTTTGATGGAATGGCCGCGCGTGCTCTCAATTGTACAAGTGAATTGGGAGCCGATTTGGACAGTTTAGCCGACCTAACTACTTTCGGGATCGCACCTGGTTTTTTATCATACAAAATGTTCTTTTTTGATATCAAATTGGATCTATTAGACAAACCAGATTATTTCCCTTTAGGTATGTTCATTGCAGCCTTGTATCCAATTTGTGCCGCTTACCGATTGGCTCGATTTAATGTGGCACATGATCCCAAATCCTTCAATGGCCTTCCATCTCCGGTTGCGGGTGTGGTGATTGGAATTTTCCCTTTGGTTTTTTCTGTATCCCAAGTTCCCTTATGGACTGCGGTTACATTTTTTGTGATCACGGCATTACTGATGGTTTCCACCCTTCGGTATAGCAAACCGCAAGTGGCAATGCGTGGACTTTTTTCTTGGAAAAAATTGGGATTCAGCCTTCTTGGTTTGGGACTGATTTTATTTGCGATCGGATTCTATCGATGGCCGTATGTGATGTATGGAGCAGTTGGATTTTATGTGTTTTCCGGGATCGTTTCTTTTCTCATCCAAACCATCCAGGACTACCGAGTTTAG
- a CDS encoding inorganic pyrophosphatase gives MKPNYYVAHPWHGLELGPKAPDELDVFIELTPQDTVKYEIDKASGFIRVDRPQKYSNRSPTLYGFIPRTFSGEASGKHCSEVVGRPDILGDGDPIDICVLSVNPITHGNMILTVIPIGGLRMIDKGEADDKIVAVLKGDEVFGQMKDISEVPKALINKLHHYFLTYKLDPNSPSTGTVEITEVYDRVEAIKVIQFGIEDYIKKFVTV, from the coding sequence ATGAAACCGAATTATTATGTAGCACACCCTTGGCATGGATTAGAACTAGGACCAAAGGCACCAGATGAACTAGATGTATTCATTGAGCTCACACCACAAGATACTGTGAAGTATGAGATTGATAAAGCATCTGGTTTCATCCGAGTGGATAGACCACAGAAATATAGCAATCGTTCTCCGACTTTATATGGATTCATTCCTAGGACATTTTCTGGAGAAGCTTCTGGGAAACATTGTTCGGAAGTAGTGGGAAGGCCAGATATCCTTGGTGATGGAGACCCAATTGATATTTGTGTATTGAGTGTCAATCCGATCACACATGGCAATATGATCCTCACTGTGATACCCATTGGTGGACTTCGGATGATCGATAAGGGTGAGGCCGATGACAAAATTGTCGCAGTGCTCAAAGGGGATGAAGTGTTTGGGCAAATGAAAGATATTTCTGAAGTTCCAAAGGCTCTTATCAACAAACTCCATCATTATTTTCTCACTTATAAATTAGATCCAAACTCTCCATCCACTGGAACAGTCGAAATTACAGAAGTGTATGACAGAGTGGAAGCAATTAAGGTCATTCAATTTGGAATTGAGGATTATATCAAAAAGTTTGTAACTGTATGA
- a CDS encoding S41 family peptidase, which yields MNKVKFSERFLWISVTLSLLGLVFVLSIEKVKAISSDGEKYLQILHEVVAYIENDFVEPQEEKKIYIGAIQGALQSLGDPHTRFIDVDEYKELQNETKGSFGGIGVELNYQENAFVIVAPIEGTPAWKAGLLPQDKIIEINGKPVKSLSQAESFAMMRGDVGTSISMKIERKGTKEPFIVNLVRELIQIRFLRSFYLSEKETGYIKLVQFMGKDTGKEFATAVKNLKDSGAKKLIIDLRMNPGGLLDLAIELADLFLPPNSDIVSVKGRGGVLIKSFKSESKELKYLDLPVAILVNGGSASASEILAGALKDHKRAIIVGTQSFGKGSVQSIIPLSFGAGVAITIQKYYTPSGISIHGKGITPDHVINPVSANEDEKYALEKLFKKNLIRPFLESHSEFDEDSISDFKTLLKKENLKISDSVVKIFLFNEMRMGTSQTKPRLDLDIQLSEAINLLK from the coding sequence ATGAATAAAGTCAAATTCTCCGAACGCTTCCTTTGGATCAGCGTCACCTTATCTTTGCTTGGTTTGGTTTTTGTTCTAAGCATTGAAAAAGTAAAAGCAATCTCTTCCGATGGAGAAAAATACCTTCAAATTTTACATGAAGTGGTCGCTTATATTGAAAACGACTTTGTCGAACCACAAGAAGAAAAAAAGATTTATATCGGAGCGATCCAAGGTGCCTTACAAAGTTTAGGTGATCCGCATACTCGTTTCATTGATGTTGATGAATACAAAGAACTACAAAATGAAACGAAAGGTAGTTTTGGTGGCATTGGAGTAGAACTCAATTACCAAGAAAATGCATTTGTCATCGTTGCTCCCATTGAAGGGACTCCCGCCTGGAAAGCAGGCCTTTTGCCTCAGGACAAAATCATTGAAATCAATGGAAAACCAGTCAAATCACTATCGCAAGCAGAATCGTTTGCGATGATGCGCGGTGATGTGGGAACATCCATTTCGATGAAAATCGAACGAAAGGGCACAAAAGAACCTTTTATTGTCAACTTAGTCAGAGAACTCATTCAAATTCGGTTCCTCCGATCGTTTTACCTTTCTGAAAAAGAAACCGGATATATCAAACTGGTTCAGTTTATGGGAAAGGATACGGGCAAAGAATTTGCCACTGCGGTCAAAAACCTAAAAGACTCTGGAGCAAAAAAGCTCATTATCGATTTAAGAATGAATCCAGGTGGTTTACTTGATTTAGCCATTGAACTTGCTGATTTATTTCTCCCACCTAACTCAGACATTGTGTCTGTTAAGGGGAGAGGGGGAGTTCTCATCAAAAGTTTTAAATCAGAATCAAAAGAGCTTAAGTATTTGGATTTACCTGTGGCGATTTTAGTCAATGGAGGTTCTGCAAGTGCTTCTGAAATTTTAGCTGGTGCCCTAAAAGATCACAAACGAGCGATAATCGTCGGTACACAAAGTTTTGGAAAAGGTAGTGTACAATCGATCATTCCACTTTCGTTTGGAGCAGGTGTTGCCATCACAATTCAAAAGTATTACACTCCTTCAGGAATTTCTATTCATGGGAAAGGAATCACTCCGGATCATGTGATTAATCCCGTATCTGCAAATGAAGATGAGAAATATGCATTGGAAAAACTATTTAAGAAAAATTTGATTCGTCCGTTTTTAGAATCACACTCGGAATTTGATGAAGATTCGATTTCTGATTTTAAAACTTTACTCAAAAAAGAAAACTTAAAGATATCCGATTCTGTCGTGAAGATTTTTTTATTCAATGAAATGAGAATGGGTACTTCCCAAACCAAACCTAGACTAGATTTGGACATCCAGTTATCCGAGGCTATCAACCTCTTAAAATAA
- the lexA gene encoding transcriptional repressor LexA: protein MKDLTEKQEFVLQYISDTVREKGFPPTIREIGDQFGITAKGAYDHLKAIEKKGYIRTSKNQSRAIELLKGNADEALLVRASGIPLLGQVAAGAPILAEENIEEYIAVPDDLATKPGTFALRVKGDSMVEAGISDGDIAIIQKKDTARNGEIVVALIENEATLKVFFKEPDMIRLEPRNAKLKPIRTKKATIIGKLIGLYRIY from the coding sequence ATGAAAGACCTCACGGAAAAACAAGAATTTGTTTTACAATACATCTCGGACACAGTACGAGAAAAGGGATTTCCACCCACGATCCGTGAGATTGGAGACCAATTTGGGATCACTGCCAAAGGGGCCTATGACCACCTCAAGGCCATCGAAAAAAAAGGATACATCCGCACCTCTAAAAACCAGAGCCGTGCCATCGAACTCCTGAAAGGGAATGCCGATGAGGCACTCCTGGTTCGTGCTTCCGGGATTCCTCTCCTCGGACAGGTGGCAGCGGGAGCTCCCATCTTGGCAGAAGAAAATATTGAAGAATACATCGCCGTTCCTGATGATCTGGCAACAAAACCGGGAACCTTTGCCCTCCGCGTCAAAGGGGATTCCATGGTGGAAGCCGGGATCAGTGATGGAGACATTGCCATCATCCAAAAGAAAGATACTGCTCGTAATGGTGAAATTGTAGTGGCGCTGATTGAAAATGAAGCCACCCTCAAGGTTTTTTTTAAGGAACCAGACATGATCCGTTTGGAACCAAGAAATGCAAAACTCAAACCCATTCGCACAAAGAAAGCGACGATTATCGGAAAACTGATCGGTCTCTATCGCATTTACTGA
- a CDS encoding TolC family protein: MKYILRYLFILSLGFITTNISSKEKAVYELHSKDELLFLGEDSRAQDAKEKWNLDELEEFAVTSNPLYLREKQNIGMARGDVITASLYYNPIVNMQQQFMGASSKAATGLPETSFIYNQPFDMSGVIPQREKVAKQEFLATIASFRDFDRLFRLRLRQNFWTYLYVTEQINYQQEFLENYQDLLDLTKLRAEKGDISFLEYDRLALERVQIEREYRNARILRAQVVKNLRVLIGISDINSPLSIKGRLEFISTKDFGIDLNDFDIEERPDLVALKIRQQRERMNIELKKREVIPPLTLGVEFLNKGNENVTGIYAATPLPIFDRKQGEILKSEESYKKLGFDVDAKRNEILSEISAAIKELQARESQLLDYQKMGLLDKNKEVQEKSRLAYIRGASNLVTFLEAEKNYLSVLRSYYEIIYLYYNALESYKASIGKMDNSEL, translated from the coding sequence ATGAAGTATATATTAAGATATCTATTCATCCTTAGTTTGGGTTTCATCACAACGAACATTTCTTCAAAAGAAAAAGCAGTGTATGAACTCCATTCTAAAGATGAGTTACTGTTTTTAGGTGAAGATTCCCGGGCGCAGGATGCAAAAGAAAAGTGGAATTTGGATGAATTAGAAGAGTTTGCCGTCACAAGTAATCCTCTGTATTTGCGTGAAAAACAAAATATTGGAATGGCACGCGGGGATGTGATCACAGCGAGTTTGTATTACAATCCAATTGTGAATATGCAACAGCAGTTTATGGGTGCCTCTTCAAAAGCGGCCACTGGTTTACCGGAAACCTCTTTTATTTACAACCAACCATTTGATATGAGTGGTGTGATCCCTCAAAGGGAAAAAGTCGCCAAACAAGAGTTTTTGGCAACCATTGCAAGTTTTCGAGATTTTGATCGACTATTCCGATTACGTCTGAGACAAAATTTTTGGACTTATTTGTATGTAACCGAACAAATTAACTACCAACAAGAGTTTTTGGAAAATTACCAGGACTTACTGGATTTAACCAAATTACGTGCTGAAAAAGGGGACATTTCTTTTTTGGAATACGATCGACTTGCCTTGGAACGAGTGCAGATCGAAAGAGAATACAGGAATGCACGGATCCTGAGGGCGCAGGTAGTAAAAAACCTAAGAGTATTGATTGGAATCTCTGATATCAATTCACCTCTAAGTATCAAAGGAAGATTGGAATTTATTTCCACGAAAGACTTTGGAATTGATCTGAATGATTTTGATATCGAAGAAAGACCTGACCTTGTGGCTCTTAAAATCAGACAACAAAGAGAAAGAATGAATATCGAACTAAAAAAACGAGAAGTCATTCCTCCGCTCACCCTTGGGGTAGAATTCCTAAACAAAGGGAATGAAAATGTAACAGGGATCTATGCGGCAACTCCTCTTCCAATTTTTGATCGTAAACAAGGGGAGATATTAAAATCAGAAGAATCTTATAAAAAATTAGGATTTGATGTAGATGCGAAACGGAACGAAATTTTGTCAGAAATTTCTGCGGCAATTAAAGAATTACAAGCCAGGGAGTCACAACTCTTGGATTACCAAAAAATGGGGCTCTTAGATAAAAACAAAGAAGTCCAAGAGAAGTCTAGACTTGCTTACATTCGCGGTGCTTCCAATTTGGTTACGTTTTTGGAAGCAGAAAAAAACTATCTTAGTGTATTAAGGAGTTATTATGAAATCATATACCTCTATTACAACGCTTTGGAAAGTTATAAGGCATCCATTGGGAAAATGGACAACTCGGAGTTATAG
- a CDS encoding LA_1448 family UV-C exposure upregulated protein has protein sequence MSKHLFLSVCLGFTIFLVSCAPKKQEINAYDLKRVLERFAQNRIQTGLMADTKRPTPSDIQLFEEACDVYRLSIPEAKEMLKKDNKALFESIYGNE, from the coding sequence ATGTCGAAACATCTCTTCCTTTCAGTCTGTCTCGGATTCACTATTTTCCTCGTTAGTTGTGCTCCCAAAAAACAAGAAATCAATGCCTATGATTTGAAGCGCGTCCTGGAACGGTTTGCACAAAACCGAATCCAAACAGGTCTTATGGCTGACACAAAAAGGCCCACACCTTCCGATATCCAACTCTTCGAAGAGGCTTGTGACGTTTACCGTCTGTCGATCCCTGAAGCAAAAGAAATGTTAAAAAAAGACAACAAAGCATTGTTTGAGTCAATATATGGAAATGAATAA